TGAGCCATCAATAATATTCACGCCTGAAATGCAAACCGTTTCGCCCTCAAACGTGTCCAGCGACGAAGTAGACAGCCCAAGCTTTTTGCGGGCTGCAACAGGCACATAAACAGCTAATGCATCCTTACCGCAGTTTTCAAAGGCTTGGATTGCCCTATCAAGAAACGCGCCTGTTAACGTGGGCAAATCCGACGAAACCGTCAACACTGGGCAATACAGGTTTTTTTTAGCTATTACTTCTTTGAGGTCAAGGTGGTAGCCATTTCCTGCTGCCCTAAAAACCTCAAAATCCCTAAGCCTACACCACGCCTCTGTCACTGGAGTATTGGGGCTGGTAACCACTGTGAAACTTGAAACATTCTTGGCATCTTGCACTGCCGCCACAACTTTAGCAATAAAGGGTTCGTCAAAAAACCGTAGCATCGGCTTCTCAGTTGGCAACCCCATCCGTGAACCTCTGCCGCCAGCCATCACCAATGCGGGAATCTTCAAGCCAGCACCCCCAGCAAAACTGCCATTAAAACAAGGCATAGTGCTCTTGCAATCTCGTTTGTTGCGCCAATGGTATCTCCTGAAACGCCGCCGAAAGTTTTCTCAGAAACCTTCACCATCAACAAGCCCACTGGAACACTTGCCAAAACCGCAACAACTCCAATGATGCCACTTAAAGGTGAACCTAAAAAGAACAAGATTGGGAAAACAATCAAAACCGCCGCTACGTATGCTGCAATGTTTAGTTTCTTTTTTGCCATCCGCAGAAAAATCGAGCCCAACCCCTTATGTGAAGGTTTCCCGCCCCACACAATCGTAACCATCGCCAGTTTTGCAG
This region of Candidatus Bathyarchaeota archaeon genomic DNA includes:
- a CDS encoding NTP transferase domain-containing protein, translated to MKIPALVMAGGRGSRMGLPTEKPMLRFFDEPFIAKVVAAVQDAKNVSSFTVVTSPNTPVTEAWCRLRDFEVFRAAGNGYHLDLKEVIAKKNLYCPVLTVSSDLPTLTGAFLDRAIQAFENCGKDALAVYVPVAARKKLGLSTSSLDTFEGETVCISGVNIIDGSKINQPTIPQGALITDDVAVLFNVNTPSDWEIVQKTFK